One Salvelinus fontinalis isolate EN_2023a chromosome 27, ASM2944872v1, whole genome shotgun sequence genomic region harbors:
- the LOC129824829 gene encoding H2.0-like homeobox protein isoform X1, translated as MYTAGLNPFYASNFSLWSAYCAGGFAVDTMKKPSFCIADILQVGDAENIPESSALMAHMGHRSQVHTSGSPLCPFPVGPEQSVYGGRLNPGSPYHRHGIHVTSVSRTSFNSQQAPPPSSKDLKFGIDRILSTDFDPKTKDILSLRDLTSIVSSNRQSGIHMPVQPSANQYFASIDPAMSDTSSMMSSLNGARHAGQHQFQDTFPGPYAVLTKDTIPQTYKRKRSWSRAVFSNLQRKGLEKRFEIQKYVTKPDRKQLAAMLGLTDAQVKVWFQNRRMKWRHSKEAQAQKDKEKETLDKSLTEAEPKEPEVSECESEASCESEFEEGQEDKSDVDISEHNKTSVIMTGATPVSTEEATSVGALTETVASSQM; from the exons ATGTATACGGCAGGACTCAATCCGTTTTACGCATCAAATTTTAGTCTTTGGTCTGCGTATTGCGCGGGTGGTTTCGCTGTGGATACAATGAAGAAGCCCTCATTTTGCATTGCTGACATTTTGCAGGTTGGGGATGCCGAGAACATCCCGGAATCCTCGGCCCTCATGGCTCATATGGGACACCGTTCTCAGGTCCACACCTCTGGATCTCCGTTGTGTCCTTTCCCGGTGGGGCCAGAACAGTCGGTCTATGGTGGGAGACTGAACCCCGGGTCTCCATATCACAGGCACGGAATACACGTAACGTCTGTATCTAGAACGAGTTTTAATTCCCAACAAGCTCCTCCACCATCAAGCAAGGACCTCAAGTTCGGAATCGATCGGATATTGTCAACAGACTTCGACCCAAAAACAAAAGACATATTGTCTTTAAGAG ATCTCACGTCCATTGTTAGCTCGAATCGTCAGTCAGGGATCCACATGCCCGTGCAGCCCTCGGCGAACCAGTACTTCGCATCCATAGACCCAGCGATGAGCGACACGTCCTCCATGATGAGCTCACTAAACGGCGCCAGGCATGCAGGGCAGCATCAGTTTCAGGACACCTTCCCAG gtccGTATGCTGTCCTCACAAAAGACACGATACCACAGACCTACAAAAGGAAGAGGTCCTGGTCGCGAGCGGTCTTCTCCAACCTGCAAAGAAAAGGACTTGAGAAACGATTCGAAATACAGAAATACGTCACCAAACCCGACAGAAAACAACTGGCTGCAATGCTTGGCCTAACAGATGCACAG GTCAAAGTGTGGTTCCAGAACAGACGGATGAAGTGGAGGCATTCGAAAGAAGCCCAGGCACAGAAGGACAAGGAGAAGGAGACACTGGACAAGTCACTGACAGAGGCCGAGCCCAAAGAGCCGGAAGTGTCCGAGTGTGAGAGTGAAGCGAGCTGCGAGTCCGAATTcgaggaaggacaggaggacaAGAGTGACGTGGACATTTCTGAGCATAACAAGACTAGTGTGATCATGACCGGGGCCACCCCTGTGAGTACGGAAGAGGCAACTTCAGTCGGTGCACTCACAGAAACTGTGGCATCATCACAAATGTAA
- the LOC129824829 gene encoding H2.0-like homeobox protein isoform X2 encodes MYTAGLNPFYASNFSLWSAYCAGGFAVDTMKKPSFCIADILQVGDAENIPESSALMAHMGHRSQVHTSGSPLCPFPVGPEQSVYGGRLNPGSPYHRHGIHVTSVSRTSFNSQQAPPPSSKDLKFGIDRILSTDFDPKTKDILSLRGPYAVLTKDTIPQTYKRKRSWSRAVFSNLQRKGLEKRFEIQKYVTKPDRKQLAAMLGLTDAQVKVWFQNRRMKWRHSKEAQAQKDKEKETLDKSLTEAEPKEPEVSECESEASCESEFEEGQEDKSDVDISEHNKTSVIMTGATPVSTEEATSVGALTETVASSQM; translated from the exons ATGTATACGGCAGGACTCAATCCGTTTTACGCATCAAATTTTAGTCTTTGGTCTGCGTATTGCGCGGGTGGTTTCGCTGTGGATACAATGAAGAAGCCCTCATTTTGCATTGCTGACATTTTGCAGGTTGGGGATGCCGAGAACATCCCGGAATCCTCGGCCCTCATGGCTCATATGGGACACCGTTCTCAGGTCCACACCTCTGGATCTCCGTTGTGTCCTTTCCCGGTGGGGCCAGAACAGTCGGTCTATGGTGGGAGACTGAACCCCGGGTCTCCATATCACAGGCACGGAATACACGTAACGTCTGTATCTAGAACGAGTTTTAATTCCCAACAAGCTCCTCCACCATCAAGCAAGGACCTCAAGTTCGGAATCGATCGGATATTGTCAACAGACTTCGACCCAAAAACAAAAGACATATTGTCTTTAAGAG gtccGTATGCTGTCCTCACAAAAGACACGATACCACAGACCTACAAAAGGAAGAGGTCCTGGTCGCGAGCGGTCTTCTCCAACCTGCAAAGAAAAGGACTTGAGAAACGATTCGAAATACAGAAATACGTCACCAAACCCGACAGAAAACAACTGGCTGCAATGCTTGGCCTAACAGATGCACAG GTCAAAGTGTGGTTCCAGAACAGACGGATGAAGTGGAGGCATTCGAAAGAAGCCCAGGCACAGAAGGACAAGGAGAAGGAGACACTGGACAAGTCACTGACAGAGGCCGAGCCCAAAGAGCCGGAAGTGTCCGAGTGTGAGAGTGAAGCGAGCTGCGAGTCCGAATTcgaggaaggacaggaggacaAGAGTGACGTGGACATTTCTGAGCATAACAAGACTAGTGTGATCATGACCGGGGCCACCCCTGTGAGTACGGAAGAGGCAACTTCAGTCGGTGCACTCACAGAAACTGTGGCATCATCACAAATGTAA